The nucleotide window TTAAGGCATCTGTCACCAATGGCATGACCATAATTATCATTGATCAATTTAAACTTATCAGCGTCAATCAATAACATTGAAAAACAAGTTCCATACCGTAAAAACCTTGCCATTTCCTCTTCAACTCTTTTATCATATGCCCGCCTGTTAAACGCTCCTGTTAACTGATCCAGGTTCAGTTTCTTTTCAAGTTCTTCCGAATATTTTGTCGCTTCCTCAAGTTCTTCTTGCAATTTTACAAACCCGGATTTAAAGGCATTTTTGTTTTCTTCAACAGCCTCCCTGATGAACCTGTCATCTGCCTGTTTTTTATCTAATGTGGTCTCAATATAAGCCAGTCTTTCAGCCACTTTGATTTTCAAGACATCAATGCTCGAAGCGACATCGGTTGCTTGTTTAAGCTCAATTAATTCAGAACTCAATACAGACTCAAATCCCTGGTTGGACTGAAACATGGAATCTGTCTGCTGATAGGTTGTCGCAAGTTTGGATTCAATATCAAGGATTTTACCCACAATCTCCCGGATAAAGGCATTAACTTTTCCACGATCCTGATTTGTATCGGAAATATAAACAAAAACCAGGCTGAATACTCTTTCACGAATTTCACTGATATCATTTGTATCACTTGCCGCATTTATTCTCTTTGTAATATTATCAAGCTTGCCCGCATATTTTTGATCCAGAGTGGACCGAAGAGTATTGACCACTTCATGATAGCTTTGTTTATATTCATCAACAAATGAGTCTGAACCACCTTTTATTAACGAGGCAAACAGGCCTTTTTTCTTACGGCCAAAGACAGCAGGAGTGATATCCTCTTTGAGTATAGCACTTTTTAATTGTTGAAAAAGATATTCGATCTTGCCTTGGGATTCACCTTTTTTAAGTGCCGTGCTTAAATCTTTGCAGACCTTTGAAAACAAATTGTCGCCTTTTGCAACAGAGTCAATAATCAACGGAAAATATTTGCGATACAATTGATTTGTTCTTTCAGATTGCTCTTCAAGCGTATTAAGTTCCTTTAATAATGTGTCTTTCTGGGATTGAAGTTTTTCCACTTGATTCTGTAATATGATTAATTTTTCTTCTTGAGCAGAATCCATCGGTATTATATCCTTTTAGAAATTAATAACTGCCACGGGCAAGCATAGTCTTTCATCCGGTTTTGCCCACAATAAATAATAAAAATCTCTGTATAAATTTTTGAAGACTTTCTTATAAAAAAATTAATATAATTACTGTAGTTTTAACCACAGACTGATGGAAAGTAAAGTCTCATTAATGATTTTTTACCATAAGACGACGGTTCATCTTCACACTCAAATACCCATCAATCATCAAATGAACAATATGATGACTGACACACACCAGCAAGGCAATTCCAAATTCATTAAAATAGGTCACCTGAATCATTACCGATAAGGC belongs to Desulfobacula toluolica Tol2 and includes:
- a CDS encoding GGDEF domain-containing protein codes for the protein MDSAQEEKLIILQNQVEKLQSQKDTLLKELNTLEEQSERTNQLYRKYFPLIIDSVAKGDNLFSKVCKDLSTALKKGESQGKIEYLFQQLKSAILKEDITPAVFGRKKKGLFASLIKGGSDSFVDEYKQSYHEVVNTLRSTLDQKYAGKLDNITKRINAASDTNDISEIRERVFSLVFVYISDTNQDRGKVNAFIREIVGKILDIESKLATTYQQTDSMFQSNQGFESVLSSELIELKQATDVASSIDVLKIKVAERLAYIETTLDKKQADDRFIREAVEENKNAFKSGFVKLQEELEEATKYSEELEKKLNLDQLTGAFNRRAYDKRVEEEMARFLRYGTCFSMLLIDADKFKLINDNYGHAIGDRCLKEIINRTIPLLRKTDMLARYGGEEFLVIMPETDAKGAKTAAEKIRHTIENIEFIYKKDKVTVTVSIGVSQSREGDKSHHQIFERADMAVYQAKEQGRNRVVVN